CTGAAAATTGGCGagactaaattttttaaagtaaataggtattttcaaatatctggagtactataattgtgaaattcttcaaactttatatgaatcaatttcatatcacgacatgaagtttaaccaaattgggaagaatcggaacaaggtttaagtcacctaccacacaaaggaaaataaatattttcagaactataattgcgagattctcAAACTTGTCCGATAGCccacttatcattttacatagtttggctgtaaaatggtagggattggattagtgggagtgacacccccatacaaagtatatagttaatttcgaatatctggagtactataattgtaatgtatttaaattttgtatgaatcaaattcttatcactgtacagagtttagctaaaatggtctagatcggaacagtgagtgtgaaactttccattcaaagtacatagtaaattttgaatatctgtataattaaaattgcgagattcttcaaactttgtctgaaaatttttttttttatatttttacctaatttacctcattaaaaaaatagtgtataaaatctttaaaaaaattttattttactacgtaggagtaacgaagcgcagggggttatttaataaagtttacctatttcagtccataatttaaaatttatatttttaatcacttttatcatcttttttattattatttgaagtaataaattcaacaaactcagtccatttcaatggaccaacaactcacctttaactaaaggtacaagcatcctagagcgagtatcgtgccatttatttttcatgaaagttaaataatgtttactaatgagtttattgaaactcatagaagttaatgcactaagtacctatgtatattgttaaatagtgatattcagtttttagaaaatactatatttcagaaaataaagcatccttgtttatcggtatttccaatttttgatttttttatattttttgtggtaattaatgaaaaagttatgttttttttaaacggggcaaatggcgtcccgttcagagtatcgccgggacacgggacattcgactctaaaactggtctgtcccgtcgaaaacgggacggttggcaagtctaatTTCAGTATAGTTTTCATCCAAAACAAATCGAGGGATTGAGATTGTGTTTAAATTGTATAAGTCTTCAAGGCACTTAATGAATGAGTTTTTCGTATTTGCGGGAACTTCGGAGTCCCAATCATATTTTTGTAACCACAGGTCTTGCAGTAAGACTCTTGGAATTATTGTAAGAGGGGAAAGTAACCCCATTGGATCTAAAACTGATGCAGTTAACGACAAAATTGCTCGTTTtgtatatgtagaaaacattttttctgttttaaacgcgaagagaaaattatcttttactacaTCCCAACTTATGCCAAGTGCGCTTCGAATTTGTAGTTTTTCCATATTCATGTTTTTTGGTTATATGTCATCCGATAGGAAATCAGGGTGATTTGATTGAATTTTTGCTAATTCTAAACCACCTTTCgataaaatgtaaacaacttCGTTTTTAATTAGCTCATCTATTGTGTTCGCCCCTGTTATCATGTCATCTACATAAAAATGGTTTCGAATTATTGTACCGCCTGTTTGATGTGAGCCTTCGAATTTATCAGCTAGAAAATGTAGGCTACGTATGGCCAAAAATGGTGAAGCCGACACACCGTACGTTATAGTGTTGAGCTGATAAACACTAACTGCTTGTGTCTCACTAGATCTCCACAATATTTGCTGAAATGGACGATCCGATTCATGCACCAAAAACATTCGATACATTTTAGTGATGTCACCGGTGAGCGCATATTTATACAAACGAAAACGAAGAACTTGTAAGAACAATTCATCTTGTATAGTTGGTCCCACTAAAAGAATATCGTTCAAAGATTTTTCTGTTGAAGTTACGGCCGAGGCGTCAAACACAACTCTAAGCTTGGTGCTTGTACTGTTTGGACGCAGAACGCAATGGTGGGGTGTAAAGTAGTGTGGAgtattaatattgggattcgaAATGAGTGACATATGTCCCATTTGCTCATATTCATACACAAACTGCATATACTGGGTTTTCAAATTGGTATCTCGTGTTAAACGACGTTCGAGGAGATGGAATCATTTTAATTCAGTATTATATGAGGACCCTAAAGCCGAAAAATGTTCCTTAAAGGGTAATTTTACTACGATTCTTCCTTGAGAATTGGTTTCTACATTTGTCACGAAATGTGATTCACACAACTGCTGTTCGGCTGTCCACTTATTTGCTGGTGGAGGTACTTCTTCCATGTGccataaaaattgaatttgttcaTCAAGATCATTTGGTTCTGAATATGATACCATACATTTTGCTATTGATTGTTTAGTATTTGGTGTATAGCGACCAGTCACGATCCAGCCAACTTTAGTTTCTTGGAATGTGGGCATGTTTTCACCAAGACTAATTTTTCCACTGCATAGTACatcaaaaaagtattcaaatctATCGGCTGTTGTTTGTAGAAAAATTCGTCGGCCATGTCAATTTGGGGAAAATCCCAACCACTAATATCAATGTTTTTAGATGGTAGATATCCGGAAATACGATTCGTTACTAATAAGTTAAGAGAACTCTCTTAAGAGAACTTCGTACTTCATATTGGCTGCTTGGCCTCCAACACCAGAAACGtcaattgatatttttctacgtgacaaatttaaaatattgccaAATTTTTCAGTTATTAGATTCACTTGTGAACACGAATCTAAAAGTACTCGACCCAATTTGTACCCACCTGTGCTATCCGAAACGAGAATAATAGCTGTTGCAAGAATTATGCTGCTAGATTTGTTGTTCATATGAGTATTAACAGCTGCTTGATTGACAGGGTTGGATAAAACAGTAGAATTGGTATGAAGTAACGTATGGTGAGCGAGATTACATGTTTTACAGCGATATTTTGACGTACAATTAGCTATGTTGTGTCCAATTGATAGACAATTAATACAAGCGCCAAGTTTTTTAACTGTATCAAATCTGCTTGTAGAATCCATTGATCTGAATTGCGAACAATTGCTACTCCAATGATCTAATCGTTTGCAAAAAATACAATTCTTTTTAACTTGAGTCataaatgtatgtttttgtgGTTGGTGACGTGATCCATTGCGTTTGTTATGAGTTGTTGTAGACAGTTTATTAGTGGACGATGGTTGGGGATAAATTGATTCTAAATATTGGCATCTTCGCTTCAAAACCTTTGTGAATTCTTCCCAAGTTGGTAAAGTGCTAAAGTCAATTGTTTCTTTCCACTTCATATTTGACTCTGAATCcacttttgttaaaattaaatgaattaacaTTGTGTTGCATATGTCTATTTCGTTTCCTAGTGATTTTAAAGAACTAAAAATTGCTGATGCATTATCAACTAATGCGCGTAGTTGTATAGCAGATGGCCTTTCAACTGATGGTAATTCGTACATATTCGAAATGTGTTCTAGAAATATCAaggttttgttattgtaacgtTCATCAAGCCTTATTATAGTTTTCGGCTGTTACTTCAAATGCACGTACTGTATCAAGGGCTTGGCCAGATAAACAATGCAACAAATGATTAAACCTCTCTATATTAGAGAGCGTCGAATCATTATGCATTAATTGTCTAAAcgtagatatttatttattatatgcgGCATATTTGCCATCAAAATTTGGTAAATGTAATTTTGGCAATTTAGATTTATTTGTTGCAGGGAGAGCAAATGAAGCTTCTGTTGATCTTTTATAATTATCACCAAAAAAGatcaattatttttgattttgttaaaatacatAATTCTTCGATGTCTGTCCTTGAAATATCTTTAGGTTGTAAAGTTTCTATATCATTTTGCATCGAAAGCAGTTGTTTAAAATATGCCTCTACTAAACCCAACCTGCACTCAAGTTCAGAAGCAGACATTGACTcatttactaaattttttattcgagtaACATTTGCCTTTACagcagaggttcgcaaaaataaatcctctcaccaatacacttactctcaccaacacacaattctttattttattcagtgcacctacaaacacacaaatacaaaaactgaaaaaataaagaaaaagtcatacaccagtgctcatgcgtattcctagttgtctcgttgagtggacaacgactactaaaatgtaagagcataagaatacgtgtgatttgattctgcacaattgtgctatgggctgcgcattactgcTTTACagcagaggttcgcaaaaataaatcctctcaccaatacacttactctcaccaacacacaattctttattttattcagtgcacctacaaacacacaaatacaaaaactgaaaaaataaagaaaaagtcatacaccagtgctcatgcgtattcctagttgtctcgttgagtggacaacgactactaaaatgtaagagcataagaatacgtgtgatttgattctgcacaattgtgctatgggctgcgcattactgcTTTAcagcagggaaaggcaacctatactattgcattttatgattgtattagttatacactctctccgctctcaccacgaatcgatgttgccagtaaactttcgtcgcttttccccaattaaaaatgtaaaatctcatattgttcatcatacatctttaaatgttgggacatattttttttcactggcaacgttgattcttaaattgtccgataaaaaacgatacacaacctgcttgtttgagttctcaagctagactgattaaaagttgtttatttctctacaatgcgtgtgcacaagtacgtaagagaagagtaaaggaaaaacgcggcgcccatgttttgcctttccctgcttTACAGACATCCGTTGTCTCACAAGAGTTTCTAAATCactcatttttattatttaagagTACGTTTAATTCTCTTAATACTTTAAAAACGCAGTAACTGCAATgcaattattgttgttgtattgtAGCAGACTATTTACTGACAAAATTGTGTAGACTAATGATGTGAAACGATGTAAGATAATAAATGATGGGGGGGGAGCGACAacataaacaacaaacaaatgtttAGGCTGATGAATTTGGATattctttaagaaatttaaaccGTTATgcttgaaattgtttttgtttgtttatgcaattatttggtttttataaatGTTGATTTCATGTAAATACCTGGATGTCGAGCTTAATTCAAACATTTGTGTTTGTATGACGTTCCTCGGGCGGATGGTGCGATTTTTCCAGCGGCGGTATGTTTCTCCACCGTTAATTTCTTATAAGTTGGATTGACCTTTTGATGTTGTTTCTCGGGCGGATGATACGATGTTACGACAGCGACAAGTTTCAACGTTGGTTAGTAGTAGGCAGTACtagttttttgtgtgtgtttcttGGGCGGACGATAAGTTTAtccaacgcacagtggtatgagaataaaaaaagatggaaataaatctgtaacttcaaaacccttacgccgatttgatttcacatgcgcaaagaggtagtgtagtcgaatttaagttttgaatttggacctcatgagcccaccaggagcggaaccaggggttcccaaagtaggacacctcgggtatgttcaatttttaaaatgatcctatttcttcgtttgtgttacgatttaaaaatcgtatagtaatatatgaatttataaatatttatctttaaaattcctttttttaagataaaatgtaaaaagaataccttaaaatagctttaaaataatgtcgaatcaattttaaaattcgtttatttaaaacaacatttgaaataggtattttaagctaaaatacgtttatgaatacaattttaaggaattttgcttaaaaatgccttaaaatgctgtttaaaatttttatgaatatggccGTAAATATTCTAAATTGTAAAGGACGTAATCAAAAAAAATAGGGGTGGTTTTCAAATGTTattaacataaaaatgttaaaatattatgttaataacatacaattttaaaataacattagcttcaatttaaaatagtattaaatttaatttagaatatttatatgtagagaatttaaagaaattttaaaacatttaaccaGATTTTAAGACTCACCAAAATAATATCCAACGATGACAACAGGCCTGATCTGATGCTGAATTTGGGATTGtttatatctcaaaatttaaattctcataacgtttttttatagtttcaaaaattaatattgtaaaatgttATAGTTTGAATGAGTGTATGTGGTAAGTGTGTATGTGTGAAAGTGTATAAGTGTTAAAATGTAtaagtgttttttttcattttaaatttacgttaaattaattaagaattaagttaaattaaattagatttaagttaaattaaataagatttaagttaaattaaagaTAAAGTTAAATTCGATTTAAGAATtagttagatttaaaaaaattaaagttttagaaAAGTTAGTTTAGATTTAGTTAATTaggatttgaaattttaagataCACTTTACCACAAAAGTCTAAAGACGATTtagaatttcaatatatttccaaaaatcgacgttgaatttcaataaaattagcTATATACATGCAATTAACCAAAACATTATTATTGTGAGGGCTATCTCTGTATAAAATGTTCAttaggtttaaacaaaaatacaaaatattttctaaataaattttgttagtattgaaaaatttgtatttcaaaatttttcatttgaaaataaaattttcactaGAACGGAACTAAAAACTtaagaaatagaaaatatataaattaagtaTCCGATAATAAAGACAAATCGTGGGgctatttaatttcaaaatcctGAGGaagaaaatatatagaaaaatatagaaaagatAAATATAGGTAATAATTATAATGGGTTAATATTCGAACAATAATTAAGGACATGTTTGTACATAGGTTTAGTCAGAAAAGGGAAGAGTTCTCCACACAAGATTGATATTATCATTCCTTGCATCATTCAAGATcattaataattatataaaaactgagGCTCTGTTATAAAAACGGCAAAACCacgaatacatatatttacaacaaaatcctgcaaattttattcctCGATACTTAAATTTATAATCTTCAAACCATTTTGAAACCCACGAAGATCAATTATTGGcatatttatcttaaaatttGAATCAACTATCATCATAAAAACTAACTAACATTTACCTAACTAATcataaattaatttacattaaatttaactaaacaTAAACCTAATTTACACTTTGCCACAAAAGTCTAAGGACGACaatactaaattttttgatatatattacacaaaaaactccattttattgaattattattagaatatttaataaacaactTAAATGCAACAActttttttgcaattaaatataaaataagtaaaaaaaaataaaaaaattaaaaatctaaatttcttaAGTTTACAAAAGTCTGCGGACGACTGCTTTAAACGATGCtccattagtttttcaataactGGTGGGACCGCCTTTTAACTTTATAACCTCCTTTAGTCTTTTAGACTTCGAATACGCcagtttttttgtaaattctgGGGATACCTTTTCCCATTCTTCCGTTAAAATTCACTTAAACTGCTGAATAGATGACGGATTTGCTTTTTGTACTTGTATCTTTAAATATGCCCACAAGTGTTCAATAACGTTAAGATCGGGAGATTGAAGAGGATGCTCCAACTTTGAATTGACGTTATATAGTAGCCATTCGCTTATCAGCAGAGAAGAATGCTTGGGGTCATTGTCATGCATAAAGGTATATCCATCATCCAGATGCAGCTTTTCGACGCTTGGAAGAAATTCCTCCTTTAAAATGTCGAGGTACATACGCGCATTCATTATTCCGTCTATGAGCTTTAATCTACCGACACCATTTGCCGACATGAACCCCAATACCATGACCGATCCGCCACCATGTTTTACAGTTGCTCTGAGATTTTTTGTGGCCAAAGCAGAATTAGGTTTTCTTCATACTTTATTCATCCGTAAAAATAACTCGTTCCCAGAAGTTTGGATCAGATAGATGTATATCTTGGTACTTGAGTGCATAATCCAGCCTTGTTTTGATATTAACCTGGCTAACAAATGGTTTCTTTCTAGCGACGTGAGAGTGCAAATCATTTCTTTTGAAACAACGACGAATGGTTTCTGGATGAACATCAACCGCATTATATTTCAGCATTTCCTGGGataattttactgcacttaGCTTGGGATTTTCGGTAATTTTTCTGACTATCAGTCGTTCAGTTCGCTCGTCTATCTTTTTTGGACGTCCACTTCTGGGCTTACTAGCATATGAACCAGTGGCATTATAATTTCTAATTATAGTATCCACTGTGGACTTggccaaatttaatatttttccaacttCGGACAAAGATTTTCCTTCATGTTTTAGCTTAACATCAATTCTTCGCACGTCCTCGCttatttcacacattttaaataaataaacgaaaatcttttaaaaaaatgaatgcaGTTGTTCTCATAGCTTGctattatttaataaactaaCAAAAAGTCGTGGATTTTTTATCCCGTTAtaacagtaaaaataaaaaaacagctaAAAGAAACCGTGTTAaccgaaaaataaataaaaagatagATTAAAGTTAAAATAGGTTTGAAATCTAATATGGGAAGACGATGACTTTACTTCCCTATGATCATAACCCTCCCAGCCATGCTATCCTATCACAGAACTTTTTGATAGCCCTAGTATGTCCCTAACCTTTGTAGATTCACCGTTCatggaataaaaacaattatttaaaccatcattatataaaataaattaacatttttaatgaattaagtgaaataaaattgtaatgagatgtatgtaatttttgttaagaagtgtattttattttcaatattaaattttaacccccgtattcataaaaaaaatcaattttaaggtTTAGAATACAATTTagttaaaacacattttaggCCTAAAATAGCTTTGTTATAAATTCGTATTCATAATCAGCATTTTAAGTAaacagtattttaatatttttttaaattctgtgatGGTAACACTATAACTTTTATGTGCCACTTCAATCATAATGCAGCAAATCAacgaatattaaataataaagtactcgtaatattttatttttcaataaataaaatctgaaattacaGATTAAACTTGTTGTTAAACTTACACAATCAGCGAATAAAAACCGTTCCTATttacagtgccggacttaaatattcacacagcatacacATTTATCATTAAtcttgcatattttttaaacgaaggccacaactttcgtacgggtttcaaaaaaatatttatttacatataacttattgaaatatatggaaaaactaaacataagttggcacatttcagaaaaaaaaataactaatgtttcgaagttcgattttaaggggacaaaaatattcacaaagtttcttatttttaataagaaaatagttttttttaatagtttaatattttttggagTAGCCAATCTTTTTATGACTTCTTTtaatcgtcttggcattgaatcgaACAATTTTCCTACACCAGATGCAGCCATACAACTTCATTATTCCCCAGCGGAGTTAAAATTacgtttagcaattgcaatattatcgtctattattgcaaatttataaatatttatctttaaaattcctttttttaagataaaatataaaaaagaataccttaaaatagctttaaaataatgtcgaatcaattttaaaattcgtttatttaaaacaacatttgaaataggtattttaagctaaaatacgtttatgaatacaattttaaggaattttgcttaaaaatgccttaaaatgctgtttaaaatttttatgaatatggccGTAAATATTCTAAATTGTAAAGGACGTAATCAAAAAAATAGGGGTGGTTTTCAAATGTTattaacataaaaatgttaaaatattatgttaataacatacaattttaaaataacattagcttcaatttaaaatagtattaaatttaatttagaatatttatatgtagagaatttaaagaaattttaaaacatttaaccaGATTTTAAGACTCACCAAAATAATATCCAACGATGACAACAGGCCTGATCTGAAGCTGAATTTGGGATTGtttatatctcaaaatttaaattctcataacgtttttttatagttttaaaaattaatattgtaaaattttatagtttgaATGAGTGTATGTGGTAAGTGTGTATGTGTGAAAGTGTATAAGTGTTAAAATGTATaagtgtttttttcattttaaatttacgttaaattaattaagaattaagttaaattaaattagatttaagttaaattaaataagatttaagttaaattaaagaTAAAGTTAAATTCGATTTAAGAATtagttagatttaaaaaaattaaagttttagaaAAGTTAGTTTAGATTTAGTTAATTaggatttgaaattttaagataCACTTTGCCACAAAAGTCTAAAGACGATTtagaatttcaatatatttccaaaaatcgacgttgaatttcaataaaattagcTATATATACAtgcataattaaacaaataatttaatactgGATACTAAACATTAATTAACTGTTTTTAAttaacattataaaaaaaaatttaaaaaaatacctttttaatACTTCACAAAAGTTTAcagaatttgtaataaattgtattctaaaccttaaaattgatttttttatgaatacgggggttaaaatttaatattgaaaataaaatacacttcttaacaaaaattacatacatctcattacaattttatttcacttaattcattaaaaatgttaatttattttatataatgatggtttaaataattgtttttattccatGAACGGTGAATCTACAAAGGTTAGGGACATACTAGGGCTATCAAAAAGTTCTGTGATAGGATAGCATGGCTGGGAGGGTTATGAATATAGGGAAGTAAAGTCATCGTCTTCCCATATTAGATTTCAAACCTATTTTAACTTTAATctatctttttatttatttttcggtTAACACGGTTTCTTTTAGCtaccttttaaatttaattgttaagTGTTCTTAACCAATTTTAATGGAGACAAGAACACCACCCCATTAGCCCTAGCGCATGTCTCCTAAGAGATAGGACCATGAGGAGTATGGACCGTTACATACATTtaatggcgcccaacgtgggccTCAGCATAGACAGTTTACAATTAGTTTTTAACTTGTTTtataaactataaaatatttttaatacagcTGATGCTTCCAACATAATATCATCGTGGtgttactatatttttttttctttcatttccttttaCTTAACATTTTGGAGTTtcagaatttaaatttagtttaagatCTGTACCAAAtgtttatacttttattttatcatgtgtacgaaattttgtttgagatttttaatCTTGAGGATATTTGGGATCTTACTCACAAAATCGTATGCtaacatttatgttttttggAATTCTCtctcgaaattttaaaattgtgttgATGATTGTAAATAGTATTTCTGTATTTGACGTAGTTTGAATACTTACctttataaaaattcaacataatatttatttatattttttttatttttcgtttcaAGATTTAGTTTTGAGATCTTTATATCAATTTTTCATATTGCTATCATACTCAATTAAAATCTTGAAACAACATCTCTTCACCTATTCTTTATTTGGGTTAGAAAtctagtatatattttttttatattttattacctAACTACTGTATGATTAATCTATTAGTGGAATACAGATTTatagtttaattaatttaacttaaaaacaatattaaatatgcCTTTAACTCGAAGTCGtgacaatttattaaatattgatgAGCCAACTAACGTAAGTTTTGTTGTTGATATGGATTTATCAAATTCCAATCAGGGTACACAGAGACGTAATACTCGAAAAGGACATGGACATGCGACTCAGATTAGTAACTCAGACAATTCTCATTCTAATGATAATGAAACGCAAATAAGACAAATTGTGACAGAATCTTTGGGATCATTTCGGAATGAAATGATGAATTTTATTTCTACAGAATTAAATACTatgattcaaaatattaatttccaaTCAAATAATAATCAGTCTCAAcatcaataataataatcttGATAATTCACCCAGACCTAATCACAATTCGGACCATCAGGAACCATTTCTAGCTGAGAAAGTTCTAAACATAATACGCAACT
The nucleotide sequence above comes from Calliphora vicina chromosome 1, idCalVici1.1, whole genome shotgun sequence. Encoded proteins:
- the LOC135950676 gene encoding uncharacterized protein LOC135950676, translating into MPTFQETKVGWIVTGRYTPNTKQSIAKCMVSYSEPNDLDEQIQFLWHMEEVPPPANKWTAEQQLCESHFVTNVETNSQGRIFVYEYEQMGHMSLISNPNINTPHYFTPHHCVLRPNSTSTKLRVVFDASAVTSTEKSLNDILLVGPTIQDELFLQVLRFRLYKYALTGDITKMYRMFLVHESDRPFQQILWRSSETQAVSVYQLNTITYGVSASPFLAIRSLHFLADKFEGSHQTGGTIIRNHFYVDDMITGANTIDELIKNEVVYILSKGGLELAKIQSNHPDFLSDDI